A section of the Verrucomicrobium sp. GAS474 genome encodes:
- a CDS encoding helix-turn-helix domain-containing protein — MPAKPSARPKAPAPLPSAALPPPSSTRPLLARAIRLLEEGGPLRVNFDDLSGITLDYPELALPAPNDRHACAFCTFAKQFPDDRLSGAHTDCSLNKRATNEIALRRAKGFEGLCHLGVFDIVEPLVYHGGVLGVFYYGQVAIREWKAASLARIARYCRRRGLAPGPFRAAYERLPVLSLAEAEPHRERLKTVVAMIALCCEALALPTERYHSGPLAVRWRDFEVMPVLIRQVEAYVYRHLDQPCRVIDLARHFRCNANYLGATFKKCMGCEIGDYVNLIRVKRAKRLLPSPRLSIGEVAYKCGFTDPSYFGKVFRRITSQTPAQFRAASRGGAIVEIP, encoded by the coding sequence ATGCCCGCCAAGCCTTCCGCCCGCCCGAAAGCGCCCGCGCCGTTGCCGTCGGCTGCGCTTCCGCCTCCGTCCTCGACGCGCCCTCTTCTGGCCCGGGCGATCCGGCTGTTGGAGGAGGGAGGACCGCTCCGGGTCAACTTCGACGACCTCAGCGGCATCACCCTCGATTACCCGGAGCTGGCCCTCCCCGCGCCGAACGACCGCCATGCCTGCGCCTTCTGCACCTTCGCGAAGCAGTTCCCCGACGACCGCCTCAGCGGGGCCCACACCGATTGCTCCCTCAACAAGCGGGCGACGAACGAGATCGCCCTCCGCCGGGCGAAGGGCTTCGAGGGGCTCTGCCACCTCGGCGTCTTCGACATCGTCGAGCCCCTCGTCTACCACGGCGGCGTCCTCGGCGTCTTCTATTACGGGCAGGTCGCCATCCGGGAGTGGAAGGCCGCCTCCCTCGCCCGCATCGCCCGCTACTGCCGCCGCCGGGGCCTCGCCCCCGGCCCCTTCCGCGCCGCGTACGAGAGGCTCCCCGTCCTCTCCCTCGCCGAGGCGGAGCCGCACCGGGAACGGCTGAAGACCGTCGTCGCGATGATCGCCCTCTGCTGCGAGGCCCTCGCCCTGCCGACGGAGCGTTATCATTCGGGCCCGCTCGCCGTCCGCTGGCGGGACTTCGAGGTGATGCCCGTCCTCATCCGGCAGGTGGAGGCCTACGTCTACCGCCACCTCGACCAGCCCTGCCGCGTCATCGACCTGGCCCGCCACTTCCGCTGCAACGCGAACTACCTGGGGGCGACCTTCAAGAAATGCATGGGCTGCGAGATCGGCGATTACGTCAATCTCATCCGCGTGAAGCGGGCGAAGCGCCTTCTCCCGTCCCCCCGCCTCAGCATCGGGGAGGTCGCCTACAAGTGCGGGTTCACCGATCCGAGCTACTTCGGGAAGGTCTTCCGCCGCATCACCTCGCAGACCCCGGCCCAGTTCCGCGCGGCGAGCCGAGGGGGGGCGATTGTCGAGATTCCCTGA
- a CDS encoding sugar phosphate nucleotidyltransferase translates to MDDRFYICILAGGTGERFWPISRKDKPKHLVTLFGETTLLEQAVRRAQAVVPKERIFVLTNQDQLDETRRVLPFLPPDQIEAEPEKRDTAPACALATALARSQNPRAVVAVAPADALIHDGETYARQLTEALAVAAAGDAFVTLAVHPIYPATGFGYLELGDDVHAGTKGFHPVVRFVEKPSEEKAREYLATGRYGWNAGIFAWSADYFIQEAGRLVPELAEFVRNYPAPGGDREVYLSRRFPFLPKISVDYALMEKASRVLTTWAKFDWDDVGAWTALPAHFGRNGDGNTLQGKAIVVEGGNNIVISTGRTIALYGASDLIVVETPDAILVCPRSKAQGVKQLQDFLPDAVK, encoded by the coding sequence ATGGACGACCGCTTCTACATCTGCATCCTCGCCGGGGGAACTGGCGAGCGTTTCTGGCCGATCAGCCGGAAGGACAAGCCGAAGCACCTCGTCACCCTCTTCGGCGAAACGACGCTGCTGGAGCAGGCCGTCCGCCGCGCCCAGGCCGTCGTCCCGAAGGAGCGGATCTTCGTCCTCACGAACCAGGACCAGCTCGACGAGACCCGCCGCGTCCTCCCTTTCCTCCCGCCCGACCAGATCGAGGCCGAGCCCGAGAAGCGGGACACCGCCCCCGCCTGCGCCCTGGCGACCGCGCTGGCCCGCTCGCAGAATCCCCGGGCCGTCGTCGCCGTCGCCCCGGCCGACGCGCTGATCCACGACGGGGAGACCTACGCGAGGCAATTGACGGAGGCCCTCGCCGTCGCCGCCGCCGGGGACGCCTTCGTCACCCTCGCCGTCCACCCGATCTATCCGGCCACCGGCTTCGGCTACCTCGAGCTCGGCGACGACGTCCACGCCGGGACGAAGGGCTTCCACCCCGTCGTCCGCTTCGTCGAGAAGCCGAGCGAGGAGAAGGCGCGGGAGTACCTCGCCACGGGCCGCTACGGCTGGAACGCCGGGATCTTCGCCTGGTCGGCCGACTACTTCATCCAGGAGGCGGGCCGCCTCGTCCCGGAACTCGCCGAGTTCGTCCGGAACTACCCCGCCCCGGGCGGCGACCGCGAGGTCTACCTCTCCCGCCGCTTCCCGTTCCTCCCGAAGATCTCGGTCGACTACGCCCTCATGGAAAAGGCGAGCCGCGTCCTCACCACGTGGGCGAAGTTCGACTGGGACGACGTCGGCGCGTGGACGGCGCTCCCCGCCCACTTCGGCCGCAACGGCGACGGGAACACCCTCCAGGGGAAGGCCATCGTCGTCGAGGGGGGGAACAACATCGTCATCTCGACGGGCCGCACCATCGCCCTCTACGGCGCGAGCGACCTCATCGTCGTCGAGACCCCCGACGCCATCCTCGTCTGCCCCCGCAGCAAGGCCCAGGGCGTGAAGCAACTCCAGGATTTCCTCCCCGACGCGGTGAAATAG
- a CDS encoding Gfo/Idh/MocA family oxidoreductase: MIRWGFIGTGAICRTLAQAVGSLERQGVATRLAAVASRSREGADGFARWHAAEVPGAGKLTAHASYEALFADPEIDAVYVGTPHPAHAANALAALRAGKAVLCEKPLTMNAREAGELVAEAQGRRRFLMEAMWTRFLPATLRVREWIAAGEIGEVRLLQARFGFPVARNPDGRLLNKALGGGALLDIGIYPVSYAAMLFGTAPLSIQSAVHIGETGVDEQASILLHYPGGAQAQLTCSLRALVGSGAEIYGTTGSITLPQFFGPAEATLHRQEREPLRFESPLPHGHNGYEPMLREVLRCLAAGEIESPVMTHRESLEIMGMIDAIRKEWPLRYEADEG; the protein is encoded by the coding sequence ATGATTCGCTGGGGCTTTATCGGAACCGGGGCCATCTGCCGGACGTTGGCGCAGGCCGTCGGCTCGCTCGAACGCCAGGGCGTCGCGACCCGCCTCGCCGCCGTCGCCTCCCGCAGCCGGGAAGGGGCCGACGGCTTCGCCCGCTGGCACGCCGCCGAGGTCCCCGGCGCGGGGAAGCTCACCGCCCACGCCTCCTACGAGGCCCTCTTCGCCGACCCGGAGATCGACGCCGTCTACGTCGGCACCCCCCATCCGGCCCATGCGGCCAACGCCCTCGCCGCGCTCCGGGCGGGGAAGGCCGTCCTCTGCGAGAAGCCGCTGACGATGAACGCGCGGGAGGCCGGGGAACTGGTCGCCGAGGCGCAGGGGCGACGGCGCTTCCTGATGGAGGCGATGTGGACCCGCTTCCTCCCCGCGACCCTCCGGGTCCGGGAGTGGATCGCCGCCGGGGAGATCGGCGAGGTCCGCCTCCTCCAGGCCCGGTTCGGCTTCCCCGTGGCGCGGAACCCCGACGGGCGGCTCCTGAACAAGGCGCTGGGCGGCGGCGCCCTCCTCGACATCGGCATCTATCCGGTCTCCTACGCGGCGATGCTCTTCGGCACCGCGCCGCTCTCGATCCAGAGCGCCGTCCACATCGGCGAGACCGGCGTCGACGAGCAGGCCTCGATCCTCCTCCACTATCCGGGCGGGGCCCAGGCGCAGCTGACCTGCAGCCTCCGGGCCCTCGTCGGATCGGGGGCCGAGATCTACGGGACGACGGGGAGCATCACCCTGCCCCAATTCTTCGGCCCCGCCGAGGCGACGCTCCACCGGCAGGAGCGGGAGCCCTTGCGCTTCGAGAGCCCGCTCCCCCACGGCCACAACGGCTACGAGCCGATGCTGCGGGAAGTCCTCCGCTGCCTCGCCGCCGGGGAGATCGAGAGCCCCGTGATGACCCACCGGGAATCGCTCGAGATCATGGGGATGATCGATGCGATCCGGAAAGAGTGGCCGCTGCGGTACGAGGCGGACGAAGGATAG
- a CDS encoding RNA polymerase sigma factor yields the protein MNTGFAANPAWDELYTFLSAFDGVAAQRASQTRVRPAPFQRPHPMMDDAHGKTTDAKLDAEAAQAKELEDLVVRARRGEGAAQEALIAAYRRRLGGFIYGMLGDSSHVDDLTQTVFVRIFLSLDRLRETARFEAWLFKAARNACLSHLRRERFRRLFSPLSDRHEEVAAQTPAVDQEPSDDLLLLRAALKTLPARDRALLLLVQDRETGYEEIAAGYGITVGALKTRVHRAKALLKLRIERTRHEP from the coding sequence ATGAACACGGGCTTTGCCGCCAACCCTGCTTGGGATGAACTCTACACATTCCTCTCGGCCTTCGACGGGGTCGCGGCCCAGCGCGCCTCCCAGACCCGCGTCCGTCCCGCCCCCTTCCAACGCCCGCATCCCATGATGGACGACGCCCACGGCAAGACGACCGATGCCAAGCTCGACGCCGAAGCCGCCCAGGCCAAGGAGCTGGAAGACCTCGTCGTCCGCGCCCGCCGCGGCGAGGGCGCGGCCCAGGAGGCCCTCATCGCCGCCTACCGCCGCCGCCTCGGCGGATTCATCTACGGCATGCTCGGCGATTCCTCCCACGTCGACGACCTCACCCAGACCGTCTTCGTCCGCATCTTCCTCTCCCTCGACCGCCTCCGCGAGACGGCCCGCTTCGAGGCGTGGCTCTTCAAGGCCGCCCGCAACGCCTGCCTCAGCCACCTCCGGCGCGAGCGGTTCCGCCGCCTCTTCTCCCCCCTTTCCGACCGGCACGAGGAAGTCGCCGCCCAGACCCCCGCCGTCGACCAGGAGCCGAGCGACGACCTCCTCCTCCTCCGCGCCGCGCTGAAGACCCTCCCCGCGCGGGACCGCGCCCTCCTTCTCCTTGTGCAGGACCGGGAAACCGGTTACGAAGAAATCGCAGCCGGCTACGGCATCACGGTGGGGGCGCTGAAGACCCGCGTCCACCGCGCCAAGGCCCTGCTGAAGCTCAGAATCGAAAGGACGCGACATGAACCCTAA
- the dnaB gene encoding replicative DNA helicase: MAQQFSKGGKGKPTPPPPLGASVNADDLATPLYSTEAEQAVLGAMLSHPDVVMYQVLEKNVIRNDFFVPSHQEIFEALKELHSRQHAIDITTVHQYLVDRKLDEIAGSPGSLVGMVSSLVSHLNVGTYIKLVKDKSLLRHLQQACINIVQEISDQPHAVEGILDRAETEVFKVTDLGLTQSTVPAKEELAKALDMIERFRARQGKMTGIPTGFTQLDQMTTGWQPGDMVVLAARPGVGKTALALSFARYAMKERYDEKRDAWVKPGYGVGFFSLEMTNAQLILRLMASVAGFDLKKIRTGDIDEFEMSGLRQMSEDMKQWPLYLDDSSHLTINQLRGKARRMKQRYDIDLLVIDYLQLLHSESAQAKENRQNEVAEISRGIKGLAKDLGIPIIVLAQLNRRAEEGKTEPALHNLRESGAIEQDADMVLMLHRQEQEEDAAPSATRNYSLIIAKQRSGPTGKLDVRFNPAYTRFEDPVRHESRSHASPQGGGDGNDEE; encoded by the coding sequence ATGGCTCAGCAATTTTCCAAAGGCGGCAAGGGCAAGCCGACCCCTCCCCCTCCCCTCGGCGCCTCGGTCAATGCCGACGACCTCGCCACGCCGCTCTATTCGACCGAGGCGGAGCAGGCCGTCCTCGGCGCGATGCTCAGCCATCCCGACGTGGTCATGTACCAGGTGCTGGAGAAGAACGTCATCCGGAATGACTTCTTCGTTCCCTCCCACCAGGAGATCTTCGAGGCGCTGAAGGAACTCCACAGCCGCCAGCACGCGATCGACATCACGACGGTCCACCAGTACCTCGTCGACCGGAAGCTCGACGAGATCGCGGGGAGCCCCGGGAGCCTCGTCGGGATGGTTTCCTCCCTCGTCTCCCACCTGAACGTGGGGACCTACATCAAGCTGGTGAAGGACAAGAGCCTCCTCCGCCACCTCCAGCAGGCCTGCATCAACATCGTCCAGGAGATCTCCGACCAGCCCCACGCCGTCGAGGGGATCCTCGACCGGGCGGAGACCGAGGTCTTCAAGGTCACCGACCTCGGCCTCACGCAGAGCACCGTCCCGGCGAAGGAGGAGCTGGCGAAGGCCCTCGACATGATCGAGCGGTTCCGCGCCCGGCAGGGGAAGATGACCGGCATCCCGACGGGCTTCACCCAGCTCGACCAGATGACGACGGGGTGGCAGCCGGGCGACATGGTCGTCCTCGCCGCCCGTCCGGGCGTCGGCAAGACGGCGCTCGCCCTCAGCTTCGCCCGCTACGCGATGAAGGAACGCTACGACGAGAAGCGCGACGCCTGGGTGAAGCCCGGCTACGGCGTCGGCTTCTTCTCGCTCGAAATGACGAACGCCCAGCTCATCCTCCGTCTCATGGCCTCGGTCGCCGGGTTCGACCTGAAGAAGATCCGCACGGGCGACATCGACGAGTTCGAGATGAGCGGCCTGCGGCAGATGTCGGAGGACATGAAGCAGTGGCCCCTCTACCTCGACGATTCCTCCCACCTCACGATCAACCAGCTCCGGGGCAAGGCGCGGCGGATGAAGCAGCGGTACGACATCGACCTCCTCGTCATCGACTACCTCCAGCTCCTCCACTCCGAATCGGCCCAGGCGAAGGAGAACCGGCAGAACGAGGTCGCCGAGATCTCGCGCGGCATCAAGGGCCTCGCGAAGGACCTCGGCATCCCGATCATCGTCCTCGCCCAGCTGAACCGGCGCGCGGAGGAAGGGAAGACCGAGCCCGCGCTCCACAACCTCCGCGAATCGGGCGCGATCGAGCAGGACGCCGACATGGTCCTCATGCTCCATCGGCAGGAGCAGGAGGAGGACGCCGCCCCCTCGGCGACGCGGAACTATTCCCTCATCATCGCGAAGCAGCGAAGCGGCCCGACGGGGAAACTCGACGTCCGCTTCAACCCCGCCTACACCCGCTTCGAGGACCCCGTCCGCCACGAGTCCCGCTCCCACGCCTCCCCGCAGGGCGGCGGCGACGGGAACGACGAGGAGTAG
- a CDS encoding TlpA disulfide reductase family protein gives MTPVRSLLPLLLAALLPLTACSKGADGAAPAPVKLAPGAKRTAAPAWTLPGVGPMAKPVSLADYKGKIVVLNFWGTWCPPCLAEMPEFAAAQKAYADKGVQFIGLSLDAVNPLQGDLDQVPRMAKTAGVTYPIALATQRVLDLYGGVEVIPTTFFIDAEGRIALYATGMLEGSDLNRALAALLKDRDQAQAGTAAPAKK, from the coding sequence ATGACACCGGTTCGTTCCCTTCTGCCGCTTCTGCTGGCGGCCCTCCTCCCTCTCACCGCCTGCTCGAAGGGGGCCGACGGCGCGGCCCCGGCCCCGGTGAAGCTCGCCCCGGGCGCGAAGCGGACGGCGGCCCCGGCCTGGACCCTCCCCGGCGTCGGGCCGATGGCGAAGCCGGTTTCCCTCGCCGATTACAAGGGGAAGATCGTCGTGCTGAATTTCTGGGGGACGTGGTGCCCGCCGTGCCTCGCGGAGATGCCCGAATTCGCCGCCGCGCAGAAGGCCTATGCCGACAAGGGGGTCCAGTTCATCGGCCTCTCCCTCGACGCGGTGAATCCCCTCCAAGGCGACCTCGACCAGGTCCCCCGGATGGCGAAGACGGCGGGGGTGACCTACCCCATCGCCCTCGCGACGCAGCGGGTCCTCGATCTCTACGGGGGCGTCGAGGTCATCCCGACGACGTTCTTCATCGATGCCGAGGGCCGCATCGCCCTCTACGCGACCGGCATGCTGGAAGGGAGCGACCTGAACCGCGCCCTCGCGGCGCTGCTGAAGGACCGGGACCAGGCCCAGGCCGGGACCGCCGCGCCCGCGAAGAAGTAA
- the dxs gene encoding 1-deoxy-D-xylulose-5-phosphate synthase produces MGTLLNAISSPVDLKKLSVDQLTPLAEEIRQELITTLSKTGGHLGPNLGVVELTLALHYVFNTPQDNFVFDVSHQAYVHKLLTGRRDRFHTIRQPGGLNGFMLREESEHDSFGAGHAGTALSAALGMATARDMRGTKEHVVALCGDAAFTCGITYEAMNNAKSHAKGLICVLNDNEWSIDKNVGAIADYFNKIVTNPKYSHLHEKAESFISWLGERTIGKDNALRFVHKIEEGIKGLVLPNVIFEELGFHYYGPIDGHDTKLLIQTFEFLKTLDHPVVLHVLTKKGKGFDPAIDKKKKFHGVAPYNVETGETASAGQRTYSEVFADTLSHLADINKNVVAITAAMPNGTCLDRFQPKHPDRYFDVGIAEEHGVLFASGLATKGFKPFCAIYSTFLQRAFDQIVHDVCLQNLPVVFCMDRGSLSGDDGPTHHGLFDISYLRSVPNMVLFHPTNEDELADMMFTAMHHPGPSAIRYPRGLGPGVKVKDHPQLIPIAKSEVVKHGQKVAIFGLGQMLPVANELAAELEKQGHSAAVINPRTVKPFDLGTLEFFARGAEAIVTLEDHVLAGGFGSIVLESLSLLGLKTPVVRVGWPDQFIEHGKPDALKAKYGLTAAAALERVLPLLSKKSAAAVA; encoded by the coding sequence ATGGGCACCCTCCTGAACGCGATTTCCTCCCCTGTCGACCTCAAAAAACTGAGCGTCGACCAGCTCACCCCCCTTGCCGAAGAGATTCGTCAGGAACTGATTACGACGCTTTCCAAGACCGGCGGCCACCTCGGGCCGAACCTCGGCGTCGTCGAGCTCACCCTCGCCCTCCACTACGTCTTCAATACCCCGCAGGACAACTTCGTCTTCGACGTCAGCCACCAGGCCTACGTCCACAAGCTCCTCACCGGCCGCCGCGACCGCTTCCACACCATCCGCCAGCCCGGCGGCCTCAACGGCTTCATGCTCCGCGAGGAGAGCGAGCACGATTCCTTCGGCGCGGGCCACGCCGGCACCGCCCTCTCCGCCGCCCTCGGCATGGCGACGGCGCGCGACATGCGCGGGACGAAGGAACACGTCGTCGCCCTCTGCGGCGACGCCGCCTTCACCTGCGGCATCACCTACGAGGCGATGAACAACGCGAAGTCCCACGCCAAGGGCCTCATCTGCGTCCTCAACGACAACGAATGGTCGATCGACAAGAACGTCGGCGCCATCGCCGACTACTTCAACAAGATCGTCACGAACCCGAAGTACTCCCACCTCCACGAGAAGGCCGAGAGCTTCATCTCCTGGCTCGGCGAGCGGACCATCGGCAAGGACAACGCCCTCCGCTTCGTCCACAAGATCGAGGAGGGGATCAAGGGCCTCGTCCTCCCCAACGTCATCTTCGAGGAACTCGGCTTCCACTACTACGGCCCGATCGACGGCCACGACACGAAGCTCCTCATCCAGACCTTCGAGTTCCTGAAGACCCTCGACCACCCCGTCGTCCTCCACGTCCTCACGAAGAAGGGGAAGGGCTTCGACCCCGCCATCGACAAGAAGAAGAAATTCCACGGCGTCGCCCCCTACAACGTCGAGACCGGCGAGACCGCCTCGGCCGGCCAGCGGACCTACTCCGAGGTCTTCGCCGACACCCTCTCCCACCTCGCCGACATCAACAAGAACGTCGTCGCCATCACCGCGGCGATGCCCAACGGCACCTGCCTCGACCGCTTCCAGCCGAAACACCCGGACCGCTACTTCGACGTCGGCATCGCCGAGGAACACGGCGTCCTCTTCGCCTCGGGCCTCGCCACGAAGGGCTTCAAGCCGTTCTGCGCGATCTACTCGACCTTCCTCCAGCGCGCCTTCGACCAGATCGTCCACGACGTCTGCCTCCAGAACCTCCCCGTCGTCTTCTGCATGGACCGCGGCAGCCTCTCCGGCGACGACGGCCCGACCCACCACGGCCTCTTCGACATCTCCTACCTCCGCAGCGTCCCGAACATGGTCCTCTTCCACCCGACCAACGAGGACGAGCTCGCCGACATGATGTTCACCGCCATGCACCACCCCGGGCCGAGCGCCATCCGCTACCCCCGCGGCCTCGGGCCGGGCGTCAAGGTGAAGGACCATCCCCAGCTCATCCCGATCGCGAAGTCCGAGGTCGTCAAGCACGGCCAGAAGGTCGCCATCTTCGGCCTCGGCCAAATGCTCCCCGTCGCCAACGAGCTCGCCGCCGAGCTCGAGAAGCAGGGCCACTCCGCCGCCGTCATCAACCCCCGCACCGTGAAGCCGTTCGACCTCGGCACGCTCGAGTTCTTCGCCCGCGGCGCCGAGGCGATCGTCACCCTCGAGGACCACGTCCTCGCGGGCGGCTTCGGCAGCATCGTCCTCGAATCGCTGAGCCTCCTCGGCCTGAAGACCCCCGTCGTCCGCGTCGGCTGGCCCGACCAGTTCATCGAACACGGCAAGCCCGACGCCCTCAAGGCGAAGTACGGCCTCACCGCCGCCGCCGCCCTGGAGCGCGTCCTCCCGCTCCTCTCGAAGAAGAGCGCCGCCGCCGTCGCCTAG
- a CDS encoding A24 family peptidase — protein sequence MPSLSDLLPALFPQELAPLFLVGLALAGACIGSFLNVCIYRIPLGLSVVTPGSHCHACGRAIPGWWNIPVVSWLLLRGRAKCCGVRIDARYAVVEAAMGIAFPLLFLRFPPLLAAVYALFVSGLLVASLIDIDHFIIPDRLSIGGALVGLGLGALVPTLHGAELAGKPWAGFNHALGGAFLGGFLLWVVVVVGSKALKKEAMGLGDVKLLAGIGAFLGWEAVLFVIVLSSFLGSFFGGAMLLLRKQVWGSRIPYGPFLALAAVVWLFGGGTLWRLLFQWWRQGMAGVL from the coding sequence ATGCCCTCCCTTTCCGATCTTCTCCCCGCGCTCTTCCCGCAAGAGCTCGCCCCCCTCTTCCTCGTCGGCCTCGCCCTCGCCGGGGCCTGCATCGGTTCCTTCCTCAACGTCTGCATCTACCGGATCCCCCTCGGCCTCTCCGTCGTCACCCCCGGCTCCCATTGCCACGCCTGCGGGCGGGCGATCCCCGGCTGGTGGAACATCCCCGTCGTCAGTTGGCTCCTCCTGCGGGGTCGGGCGAAGTGCTGCGGCGTCCGCATCGACGCCCGCTACGCCGTCGTCGAGGCCGCCATGGGGATCGCCTTCCCCCTTCTCTTCCTCCGCTTCCCCCCCCTCCTCGCCGCCGTCTACGCCCTCTTCGTCTCCGGCCTCCTCGTTGCCAGCCTCATCGACATCGACCACTTCATCATCCCCGACCGGCTCTCCATCGGCGGCGCCCTTGTCGGCCTCGGCCTTGGGGCGCTGGTCCCGACGCTCCACGGCGCCGAACTCGCGGGGAAGCCGTGGGCCGGATTCAACCACGCCCTCGGCGGGGCCTTCCTCGGCGGCTTCCTCCTGTGGGTCGTCGTCGTCGTCGGATCGAAGGCGCTGAAGAAAGAGGCCATGGGCCTCGGCGACGTGAAGCTCCTCGCCGGGATCGGCGCCTTCCTCGGCTGGGAAGCCGTCCTCTTCGTCATCGTCCTCTCCTCCTTCCTCGGCTCCTTCTTCGGCGGCGCGATGCTCCTCCTGCGGAAGCAGGTCTGGGGCTCGCGCATTCCCTACGGCCCCTTCCTCGCCCTCGCCGCCGTCGTCTGGCTCTTCGGCGGGGGGACGCTGTGGCGGCTCCTCTTCCAGTGGTGGCGGCAAGGGATGGCCGGGGTGTTGTAA
- a CDS encoding HAD hydrolase family protein produces the protein MTDTPASFLQPVRLVSTDLDGTLIDFRPNIPADAVFFDRIETARSRARGGEPFLWTMNTGRWWQSLSVEMMVRNFPLMPDWVILTEREIYRIHNGRALGEYGWNRRCAEVHRELFASAEPFWKELRDFIESQTGAELLPDPGSPVALRSRTDHEADRISQFAETRLAAWPGLSIVRNGVYMRFCHSDYDKGSCLRYLQEIVGVPPSATLAAGDHYNDLPMLTRRSAHWLVCPGNAIEPVRSVVLAQGGYTAGLPFASGVVEGWDALLVQAGAEPLAPVPASVPVAEEEAIAAAATGAGVEGADPE, from the coding sequence ATGACCGATACGCCCGCCTCCTTCCTGCAGCCCGTCCGCCTCGTGAGCACCGACCTCGACGGGACGCTGATCGATTTCCGACCGAACATCCCGGCCGACGCCGTCTTCTTCGACCGGATCGAGACCGCGCGGAGCCGGGCCCGGGGCGGGGAGCCGTTCCTCTGGACGATGAACACCGGGCGCTGGTGGCAGAGCCTCTCGGTCGAGATGATGGTCCGCAACTTCCCCCTGATGCCCGATTGGGTCATCCTCACCGAGCGGGAGATCTACCGCATCCACAACGGGCGGGCGCTCGGCGAGTACGGCTGGAACCGCCGCTGCGCCGAGGTCCACCGGGAGCTCTTCGCCTCGGCCGAGCCCTTCTGGAAGGAACTGCGCGATTTCATCGAGAGCCAGACCGGGGCCGAGCTGCTCCCCGATCCCGGCTCTCCCGTCGCCCTCCGCTCCCGGACCGATCACGAGGCCGACCGGATCTCCCAGTTCGCCGAGACCCGCCTCGCCGCCTGGCCCGGCCTCTCCATCGTCCGCAACGGCGTCTACATGCGCTTCTGCCACTCCGACTACGACAAGGGGAGCTGCCTCCGCTACCTCCAGGAAATCGTCGGCGTCCCCCCCTCGGCGACCCTCGCCGCGGGCGACCATTACAACGACCTCCCGATGCTCACCCGCCGCAGCGCCCATTGGCTCGTCTGCCCCGGGAACGCCATCGAGCCAGTCCGCTCCGTCGTCCTCGCCCAGGGCGGCTACACCGCCGGGCTCCCCTTCGCCTCCGGCGTCGTCGAGGGCTGGGACGCCCTCTTGGTCCAGGCCGGGGCCGAGCCGCTGGCTCCGGTCCCGGCCTCCGTCCCGGTCGCGGAAGAGGAGGCGATCGCCGCCGCCGCCACGGGTGCTGGCGTCGAGGGTGCCGACCCGGAGTAG
- a CDS encoding Rieske 2Fe-2S domain-containing protein: protein MAWTRLCSREELPPVGQTRLCEIAGEGGAVVRIALARTEAGLFALDDHCPHRAGPMSEGWLDGEKIACPWHQWTFDLRTGHCTNIPGQKIRTFEVIENEGVVGIDL from the coding sequence ATGGCCTGGACGCGCCTCTGTTCCCGCGAAGAACTCCCCCCCGTCGGCCAGACCCGGCTCTGCGAGATCGCCGGGGAAGGGGGGGCCGTGGTGAGGATCGCCCTGGCGCGGACCGAGGCCGGGCTCTTCGCCCTCGACGACCATTGCCCCCATCGCGCCGGACCGATGAGCGAGGGATGGCTCGACGGCGAAAAAATCGCCTGCCCCTGGCATCAATGGACCTTCGACCTCCGCACGGGCCACTGTACGAACATCCCGGGACAAAAAATCAGGACGTTTGAAGTCATTGAAAACGAAGGAGTTGTGGGAATCGATCTCTGA